In Ruminococcaceae bacterium BL-6, a genomic segment contains:
- a CDS encoding Calcium-transporting ATPase 1: MNWHAESLDKVRESLQTDCEQGLTQAEAQARLEKYGHNKLKEKAARTFFQRFMDQMKDVMIIILLIAALISAGLSVYNTMNGQEAEWIEPIAIILIVVLNGIIGVVQESKAEAALEALKDMSAPNAKVVRDGKIQSVPASEVVPGDVVELEAGDFIPADCRLISSSTLKCDEAALTGESLPSEKEAVDGLAEDAALGDRCNMVYSGCAVSYGHARAVVAETGMNTEMGKIATLLEGEDNNMTPLQVKLAQLGKYLGFLALGICAIIFVIGVIDRLPLLDMFMTAVSLAVAAIPEGLPAIVTIVLAIGVQRMVAKNAIIRQLPAVETLGCTTVICSDKTGTLTQNRMTLVQAYTEGEPVPLNGDRKPNDSTVALLRMATLCTDGVVDVVDGVEKHMGDPTETAIVACALHNGITKADLNEKYPRVGEIPFDSDRKLMTTVNRFDGKYVVIVKGAPDILFGRCVSGDLEAAARANEKMADDALRVLAVACKTLDEEPKEYTCEALEQGLSLAGLVGMIDPPRLEVKDSIRECKTAGIRTVMITGDHVNTASAIAKDLGILREGDEAITGAQLQKMSDEELSRNIEKYSVYARVTPSDKIRIVKAWQQEDAVVAMTGDGVNDAPALKAADIGCAMGITGTDVAKGAAAMTLTDDNFSTIVTAVKEGRGVYDNIRKSVEFLLSCNLGEILVVFLAMMFWRESPLRPIQLLWINLVTDCLPALALGMEPVDFDVMNRKPRTKSESVFSGGLGILAICQGILIGAITLVAYYIGSRVMRTGPELNIVLGESMAFATLAISELVHSFNARSRYSLFKIGFFSNTKLIGAFLVSLAMMLVVLLVPALNPIFEVDFMHSAAWLTVCGLSLVPLVAMEIFKNIRQLYYKTKKE, translated from the coding sequence ATGAACTGGCATGCTGAATCTCTGGATAAGGTCAGAGAATCCTTACAGACCGATTGCGAACAGGGCTTGACCCAGGCGGAAGCGCAGGCACGTCTGGAGAAGTACGGCCACAATAAACTGAAGGAAAAAGCCGCGCGCACCTTTTTCCAGCGCTTTATGGATCAGATGAAGGACGTGATGATCATCATCCTTCTGATTGCGGCGCTGATTTCGGCCGGCCTGAGCGTTTACAACACGATGAACGGACAGGAAGCCGAATGGATCGAGCCGATCGCCATCATCCTGATCGTCGTTTTGAACGGTATCATCGGGGTCGTTCAGGAGAGCAAGGCGGAAGCCGCTCTGGAGGCGCTGAAGGACATGTCCGCGCCGAACGCCAAAGTGGTGCGCGACGGTAAGATCCAGTCGGTTCCGGCGTCGGAGGTCGTCCCCGGCGACGTGGTGGAGCTGGAAGCCGGCGACTTTATCCCCGCGGACTGCAGGCTGATCTCTTCCTCCACCCTGAAATGCGATGAAGCCGCCCTGACCGGAGAATCCCTGCCTTCGGAGAAGGAAGCGGTCGACGGCCTTGCGGAAGACGCCGCGCTCGGCGACAGATGCAACATGGTCTATTCCGGCTGCGCCGTCTCCTACGGCCACGCCCGCGCGGTTGTGGCGGAAACGGGGATGAACACCGAGATGGGCAAGATCGCCACCCTGCTGGAGGGCGAGGACAACAACATGACCCCGCTTCAGGTGAAGCTGGCCCAGCTCGGCAAATACCTCGGCTTCCTCGCGCTCGGCATCTGCGCGATCATCTTTGTGATCGGCGTGATTGACCGCCTGCCGCTGCTCGACATGTTCATGACGGCCGTTTCCCTCGCCGTCGCGGCGATCCCGGAAGGCCTGCCCGCGATCGTGACGATCGTGCTCGCCATCGGCGTGCAGCGCATGGTTGCGAAAAACGCGATCATCCGCCAGCTTCCGGCGGTGGAGACCCTCGGATGCACAACGGTGATCTGTTCGGATAAAACCGGCACCCTGACCCAGAACCGCATGACCCTGGTGCAGGCTTATACCGAAGGGGAACCCGTTCCGCTCAACGGGGACCGGAAGCCGAACGATTCCACAGTGGCCCTTCTTCGCATGGCCACGCTCTGCACCGACGGCGTCGTCGACGTGGTGGACGGCGTGGAAAAGCATATGGGCGACCCGACGGAGACCGCCATTGTGGCGTGCGCTTTACATAACGGCATCACAAAGGCCGACCTGAATGAAAAGTATCCGCGCGTCGGCGAGATCCCGTTCGATTCCGACCGCAAGCTGATGACCACGGTGAACCGCTTCGACGGCAAGTACGTCGTCATCGTCAAGGGCGCGCCGGATATCCTGTTCGGGCGCTGCGTCTCGGGCGACCTGGAAGCCGCGGCCCGCGCGAATGAAAAAATGGCCGACGACGCCCTGCGCGTTCTGGCGGTCGCCTGCAAGACGCTGGATGAGGAGCCGAAGGAATACACCTGCGAGGCTCTGGAGCAGGGCCTGAGCCTTGCCGGCCTTGTCGGCATGATCGACCCGCCGCGCCTCGAGGTCAAGGATTCCATCCGCGAGTGCAAAACGGCTGGCATCCGCACCGTCATGATCACTGGCGACCATGTGAACACGGCTTCCGCAATCGCGAAGGATCTGGGAATTCTGCGCGAGGGCGACGAGGCGATCACCGGCGCCCAGCTTCAGAAAATGAGTGACGAGGAGCTGAGCCGCAATATTGAAAAATACAGCGTTTATGCGCGCGTTACGCCCTCCGACAAGATCCGCATCGTCAAAGCCTGGCAGCAGGAGGATGCGGTCGTCGCCATGACGGGCGACGGCGTCAACGACGCCCCGGCGCTGAAAGCCGCCGATATCGGCTGCGCCATGGGCATCACGGGCACGGACGTCGCAAAGGGCGCTGCGGCTATGACGCTGACGGATGACAACTTCTCCACCATCGTGACGGCGGTGAAAGAGGGACGCGGCGTTTACGACAACATCCGCAAATCCGTGGAATTCCTGCTTTCGTGCAACCTGGGTGAAATTCTGGTCGTATTCCTCGCCATGATGTTCTGGAGGGAATCCCCCTTGCGCCCGATCCAGCTTCTGTGGATCAACCTGGTCACGGACTGCCTGCCGGCGCTGGCGCTCGGCATGGAGCCCGTCGACTTCGACGTGATGAACCGCAAGCCCCGCACCAAGAGCGAAAGCGTTTTCTCGGGCGGCCTCGGGATTCTGGCGATCTGCCAGGGCATTTTGATCGGTGCGATTACCCTGGTGGCCTATTATATCGGCTCGCGCGTGATGAGGACCGGTCCGGAGCTGAACATCGTTCTGGGCGAGAGCATGGCGTTCGCCACGCTGGCGATTTCCGAGCTGGTTCATTCGTTCAACGCCCGTTCCAGATATTCCCTGTTCAAAATCGGCTTCTTCAGCAACACGAAGCTGATCGGTGCGTTCCTGGTTTCGCTCGCGATGATGCTGGTTGTTCTTCTGGTTCCCGCGCTGAACCCGATCTTTGAAGTGGACTTCATGCATTCGGCCGCGTGGCTCACCGTCTGCGGTCTTTCGCTGGTGCCGCTGGTCGCCATGGAAATCTTCAAGAATATCCGCCAGCTCTACTATAAAACCAAAAAAGAATAA
- a CDS encoding Ketoacyl reductase has protein sequence MKALVTGASSGIGRDMARELSRRGCDLILVARREDRLRELQKELKTDVRIIRANLRSQEACLELYRQVKNENVDILINDAGFGLFGAFDKTDLGREMEMIDVNIRAVHILTKLFLKDFKERDSGYILNVASSAAFLPGPLLSTYYASKAYVLRLTEAVSEELRRAGSRVYIGALCPGPVATEFDRTANVRFSVKNLPSRRVAEYAIRGMFARRRVIVPGAAMKAALFLPRLIPSGLLLRISYHLQKRKDP, from the coding sequence ATGAAGGCGTTGGTCACGGGTGCCAGCTCGGGCATCGGCCGGGACATGGCGCGCGAGCTCAGCCGCCGGGGCTGCGATTTGATTTTGGTTGCCAGAAGGGAAGACCGGCTGCGGGAGCTGCAGAAAGAGCTGAAAACCGATGTGCGGATCATCCGCGCGAACCTTCGGTCGCAGGAGGCGTGCCTGGAGCTGTACCGGCAGGTGAAGAATGAAAACGTCGACATCCTGATCAACGACGCCGGATTCGGGCTGTTCGGCGCGTTCGACAAAACGGACCTCGGCCGCGAGATGGAGATGATCGACGTCAATATCCGCGCGGTGCATATTCTGACCAAGCTGTTCCTGAAGGATTTTAAGGAGAGGGATTCCGGCTATATTCTGAACGTGGCTTCATCCGCCGCGTTCCTGCCGGGTCCGCTCCTGTCGACGTATTACGCGTCGAAGGCGTACGTTCTGCGCCTGACGGAAGCGGTTTCCGAGGAGCTTCGCAGGGCGGGCAGCCGGGTGTACATCGGGGCGCTCTGCCCCGGGCCTGTGGCGACGGAGTTCGACCGCACGGCCAACGTCCGGTTCAGCGTGAAAAACCTGCCGAGCCGCCGTGTGGCCGAGTACGCCATCCGCGGCATGTTCGCGCGCCGGCGGGTGATCGTGCCGGGCGCGGCGATGAAGGCGGCGCTGTTTCTCCCCCGGTTGATCCCGTCCGGCCTGCTGCTCCGGATCTCGTACCATCTGCAGAAACGGAAAGACCCGTGA
- a CDS encoding conserved protein of unknown function (Evidence 4 : Unknown function but conserved in other organisms), which yields MKARIITEKELVLLYRLNPAEGPGKAIVEALNAQRVPYREVGEDMLGETVGYLAGLPGYEKATEPFPGEKPAERVMVFQGLSESRLNRVLKKLPAESADVLKAVVTPSNRDWMLVQLISQLSGEREAFAKLEQK from the coding sequence TTGAAAGCGAGAATTATCACGGAAAAGGAACTGGTTCTTTTATACCGTCTGAATCCGGCGGAAGGGCCGGGAAAAGCCATTGTGGAAGCGCTGAATGCGCAGAGAGTGCCATACCGCGAAGTGGGCGAGGACATGCTCGGCGAAACCGTGGGGTATCTGGCGGGGCTGCCCGGGTATGAAAAGGCGACGGAGCCGTTCCCCGGGGAGAAGCCGGCGGAGCGCGTCATGGTGTTTCAGGGCCTTTCGGAAAGCCGCTTGAACCGGGTGCTGAAAAAGCTGCCGGCGGAAAGCGCGGATGTCCTGAAAGCGGTCGTGACGCCGTCGAACCGGGACTGGATGCTGGTTCAGCTGATTTCTCAGCTTTCCGGGGAGCGGGAAGCCTTTGCCAAGCTGGAACAAAAATAA
- a CDS encoding Putative ABC transporter ATP-binding protein MTBMA_c05830 (Evidence 3 : Putative function from multiple computational evidences), which produces MNTDIIIRAERLCYRYEDGTNALNGMDLSVRRGEKLAVMGANGSGKSTFFLCLNGVHRPSSGTVYLDGRPLDYSKKGLLALRRRVGIVFQDPDQQLFSADVFGEISFGPLNLGLDEEKARRRVEDVIRELNIAEFQDKPVHFLSGGQKKRVAIADILVMRPDVMILDEPTAALDPKHARLVDSIIDGLSEKGMTVILSTHDVNRALSWADSVALFDGGKVLIKDTPEAVFQNEPLLRRASLETPAVIRLFSVLTEKKLLPAGLPVPRSERQLEKYLRGA; this is translated from the coding sequence ATGAATACGGACATCATCATCCGGGCGGAACGGCTCTGCTACCGGTACGAGGACGGGACAAACGCCCTGAACGGCATGGATCTTTCCGTCAGGCGGGGGGAAAAGCTCGCGGTCATGGGGGCAAACGGCTCCGGGAAATCCACGTTTTTCCTGTGCCTGAACGGCGTGCACCGCCCGTCCTCCGGCACGGTGTATCTCGACGGCCGGCCGCTGGACTACTCGAAAAAGGGTCTGCTCGCGCTTCGGCGCAGGGTCGGCATCGTATTCCAGGACCCCGACCAGCAGCTTTTCAGCGCGGATGTGTTCGGGGAGATCTCGTTCGGCCCGCTGAACCTGGGGCTGGATGAGGAAAAAGCGCGCAGGCGGGTCGAGGATGTGATCCGGGAGCTGAACATCGCGGAATTTCAGGACAAGCCCGTCCACTTTCTGAGCGGCGGGCAGAAAAAGCGGGTCGCCATCGCGGATATCCTCGTGATGCGCCCCGACGTGATGATTCTGGACGAACCGACCGCCGCGCTCGACCCGAAGCACGCCCGGCTGGTGGATTCCATCATCGACGGGCTGAGCGAAAAGGGGATGACCGTCATCCTCTCCACGCACGATGTGAACCGGGCGCTTTCGTGGGCGGATTCCGTCGCGCTGTTCGACGGCGGGAAAGTGCTGATCAAGGACACGCCCGAAGCAGTGTTCCAAAACGAACCGCTCCTGCGGCGCGCCAGCTTGGAAACCCCTGCGGTCATCCGGCTGTTCAGCGTGCTGACTGAAAAAAAGCTGCTCCCCGCGGGCCTTCCGGTCCCGCGTTCGGAACGGCAGCTTGAGAAATACCTGCGCGGGGCGTGA
- a CDS encoding Cobalt ECF transporter T component CbiQ has protein sequence MILIDKLAYSSRLRRKSPALKVVFSVSSLLLCVAARSLPVSVCILSVMSVLTVKAGGIPLRRYGKLMAVPLGFLILSTVAVVFHLSAEPSALFSLPLGARYLSVDSASLLYGLRLVLTAFASISCLYFLSLTTPLTDIFAVLRRAHCPELILELMFLVYRFLFVLLETGSAIQTSQRCRLGNRDKKTALHAAGLLLAVLLQLAFSRSSGIYDAMESRCYDGRIRVLSRTCRATAGETAAAALLLALFAAAAGFGRFYGGAL, from the coding sequence ATGATCCTGATCGACAAGCTGGCGTATTCTTCCCGGCTGCGCCGGAAAAGCCCGGCTTTAAAGGTGGTTTTTTCCGTTTCGTCGCTTCTGCTCTGCGTCGCGGCGCGCTCGCTGCCGGTCTCGGTCTGCATCCTTTCCGTGATGAGCGTTCTGACGGTAAAGGCGGGCGGAATCCCCCTGCGGCGGTACGGGAAGCTGATGGCGGTGCCGCTTGGCTTTCTGATCCTGAGCACCGTCGCGGTCGTGTTCCATCTTTCGGCGGAGCCCTCCGCGCTTTTCTCCCTTCCGCTCGGCGCGCGGTATCTGTCGGTGGATTCCGCTTCGCTCCTTTACGGGCTGCGGCTGGTCCTGACAGCGTTCGCCTCGATTTCGTGCCTGTATTTTCTGTCGCTGACCACGCCGCTCACCGACATTTTCGCCGTGCTGCGGCGCGCGCACTGCCCGGAGCTGATTCTGGAGCTGATGTTTCTGGTCTACCGCTTTCTGTTCGTACTGCTGGAAACCGGCTCCGCGATCCAAACCTCGCAGCGCTGCCGGCTGGGGAACCGGGATAAAAAGACGGCGCTGCACGCCGCGGGCCTGCTGCTGGCCGTGCTGCTCCAGCTCGCGTTTTCCCGGTCGTCCGGGATTTACGACGCGATGGAATCCCGCTGCTACGACGGGCGGATCCGGGTGCTGAGCAGGACGTGCCGGGCGACGGCGGGGGAAACCGCGGCAGCGGCCCTGCTGCTGGCCCTTTTCGCCGCCGCCGCGGGATTCGGCCGATTTTACGGAGGAGCTTTATGA
- the cbiN gene encoding Cobalt transport protein CbiN, translating to MSKNKRTVLILLLAVIVIASAPLLFIHNSEFGGSDDAAEGVVSELTPDYKPWASSILQPPGSETESLLFSLEAGIGSGILGFGFGYLVCRKKNGKG from the coding sequence GTGAGCAAAAACAAAAGGACCGTATTGATTCTTCTTCTGGCGGTGATCGTCATCGCGTCGGCCCCGCTCCTTTTCATCCACAACTCGGAATTCGGCGGCTCCGACGACGCGGCGGAAGGCGTCGTCAGCGAGCTGACCCCCGACTACAAGCCGTGGGCCTCCAGCATCCTTCAGCCGCCCGGAAGCGAAACCGAAAGCCTGCTGTTTTCACTGGAAGCCGGAATCGGCAGCGGGATCCTCGGCTTCGGGTTCGGCTATCTGGTATGCCGGAAAAAGAACGGGAAAGGCTGA
- the cbiM gene encoding Cobalt transport protein CbiM has product MSKNQKRWMTASLAAALAFGAAPAASAMHIMEGYLPLGYCIFWGAVCLPFFVAGVFSIRKTIARNRRLLLILAMAGAYTFVLSALKIPSVTGSSSHPTGTGLGAILFGPSVMSVLGVIVLLFQAILLAHGGLTTLGANTFSMAIAGPFVSYGIYKLCLKLKTGKKFAVFLSACLGDLSTYCVTSFQLALAHNAGSVGEAFAKFAAIFAVTQVPLAIVEGFLTVVVVIGLESYAKPEMAELHFDKEA; this is encoded by the coding sequence ATGTCAAAGAACCAAAAAAGATGGATGACCGCATCCCTTGCGGCCGCGCTCGCGTTCGGCGCGGCTCCGGCGGCGAGCGCCATGCACATCATGGAGGGCTACCTGCCCCTTGGATACTGCATCTTCTGGGGGGCCGTCTGTCTTCCCTTTTTTGTCGCGGGCGTTTTTTCCATCCGGAAGACGATCGCGCGCAACCGCAGGCTTCTTCTGATTCTGGCGATGGCCGGCGCCTATACGTTCGTGCTTTCGGCGCTGAAAATCCCATCCGTCACGGGCAGCAGCTCGCACCCCACCGGGACGGGGCTGGGCGCGATCCTGTTCGGGCCGAGCGTCATGAGCGTGCTCGGCGTGATCGTCCTGCTGTTTCAGGCGATCCTGCTGGCGCACGGCGGCCTTACCACGCTGGGCGCGAACACGTTCTCGATGGCGATTGCCGGGCCGTTCGTTTCCTACGGGATCTACAAGCTCTGTCTGAAGCTGAAAACCGGGAAAAAATTCGCCGTTTTTCTTTCCGCCTGCCTCGGCGACCTTTCCACCTACTGCGTCACCAGCTTTCAGCTCGCGCTTGCCCATAACGCCGGAAGCGTCGGGGAGGCTTTCGCAAAATTCGCGGCGATCTTCGCCGTGACCCAGGTTCCCCTCGCCATTGTGGAGGGGTTCCTCACCGTCGTCGTCGTGATCGGGCTGGAAAGCTATGCGAAGCCCGAGATGGCGGAACTGCATTTTGACAAGGAGGCGTAA